From Halichoerus grypus chromosome 6, mHalGry1.hap1.1, whole genome shotgun sequence, one genomic window encodes:
- the NECAP1 gene encoding adaptin ear-binding coat-associated protein 1 isoform X1, translating to MATELEYESVLCVKPDVSVYRIPPRASNRGYRASDWKLDQPDWTGRLRITSKGKIAYIKLEDKVSGELFAQAPVEQYPGIAVETVTDSSRYFVIRIQDGTGRSAFIGIGFTDRGDAFDFNVSLQDHFKWVKQESEISKESQDMDNRPKLDLGFKEGQTIKLSIGNITTKKGGASKPKTTGAGGLSLLPPPPGGKVTIPPPTSVPISNHVTPPPIPKSNHGGSDADILLDLDSPAPVTTPAPAPVSASSDLWGDFSTASSSVPNQAPQPSNWVQF from the exons ATGGCGACCGAGTTGGAGTACGAGTCTGTTTTGTGTGTGAAGCCAGACGTTAGCGTTTACCGGATTCCTCCCCGGGCCTCCAACCGCGGTTACAG GGCATCTGACTGGAAATTAGACCAGCCTGATTGGACCGGTCGCCTCCGAATCACTTCAAAAGGGAAGATCGCTTATATCAAACTTGAGGATAAAGTTTCAG GGGAGCTCTTTGCTCAGGCACCGGTAGAACAATATCCTGGTATTGCTGTGGAGACAGTGACAGATTCCAGCCGCTACTTTGTAATCCGGATCCAGGATGGTACTG GGCGTAGTGCTTTCATTGGCATTGGCTTCACAGATCGGGGTGATGCCTTTGACTTTAACGTCTCCTTGCAAGATCACTTCAA GTGGGTAAAGCAGGAATCTGAGATTTCCAAAGAATCTCAGGACATGGACAATCGTCCTAAGTTGGATCTGGGCTTCAAGGAAGGACAGACCATCAAGTTGAGTATTGGG AACATTACAACTAAGAAAGGAGGTGCTTCTAAGCCCAAGACTACAGGGGCTGGGGGCCTAAGcttgctcccacccccacctggagGCAAAGTCACTATTCCCCCACCAACCTCCGTTCCCATCAGCAATCATGTCACTCCACCACCCATTCCAAAATCTAACCATGGAGGTAGCGATGCAG ATATCCTTTTAGATTTGGATTCTCCTGCTCCTGTCACGACACCAGCACCGGCTCCAGTTTCTGCAAGCAGTGACTTGTGGGGAGACTTTAGCACTGCATCCAG CTCTGTTCCAAACCAGGCACCACAGCCATCCAACTGGGTCCAGTTCTGA
- the NECAP1 gene encoding adaptin ear-binding coat-associated protein 1 isoform X2: MPIPYGCCKDLLLRASDWKLDQPDWTGRLRITSKGKIAYIKLEDKVSGELFAQAPVEQYPGIAVETVTDSSRYFVIRIQDGTGRSAFIGIGFTDRGDAFDFNVSLQDHFKWVKQESEISKESQDMDNRPKLDLGFKEGQTIKLSIGNITTKKGGASKPKTTGAGGLSLLPPPPGGKVTIPPPTSVPISNHVTPPPIPKSNHGGSDADILLDLDSPAPVTTPAPAPVSASSDLWGDFSTASSSVPNQAPQPSNWVQF, from the exons ATGCCTATTCCATATGGTTGCTGTAAGGATTTATTACTGAG GGCATCTGACTGGAAATTAGACCAGCCTGATTGGACCGGTCGCCTCCGAATCACTTCAAAAGGGAAGATCGCTTATATCAAACTTGAGGATAAAGTTTCAG GGGAGCTCTTTGCTCAGGCACCGGTAGAACAATATCCTGGTATTGCTGTGGAGACAGTGACAGATTCCAGCCGCTACTTTGTAATCCGGATCCAGGATGGTACTG GGCGTAGTGCTTTCATTGGCATTGGCTTCACAGATCGGGGTGATGCCTTTGACTTTAACGTCTCCTTGCAAGATCACTTCAA GTGGGTAAAGCAGGAATCTGAGATTTCCAAAGAATCTCAGGACATGGACAATCGTCCTAAGTTGGATCTGGGCTTCAAGGAAGGACAGACCATCAAGTTGAGTATTGGG AACATTACAACTAAGAAAGGAGGTGCTTCTAAGCCCAAGACTACAGGGGCTGGGGGCCTAAGcttgctcccacccccacctggagGCAAAGTCACTATTCCCCCACCAACCTCCGTTCCCATCAGCAATCATGTCACTCCACCACCCATTCCAAAATCTAACCATGGAGGTAGCGATGCAG ATATCCTTTTAGATTTGGATTCTCCTGCTCCTGTCACGACACCAGCACCGGCTCCAGTTTCTGCAAGCAGTGACTTGTGGGGAGACTTTAGCACTGCATCCAG CTCTGTTCCAAACCAGGCACCACAGCCATCCAACTGGGTCCAGTTCTGA